The Pseudomonas asiatica genome has a segment encoding these proteins:
- a CDS encoding FecR domain-containing protein translates to MSSAPVSSRVLEAAIAWKLSLDNGSGTPDERSEFMRWHAASEEHARAWRQLGAMDQRVSAAAGPARQALLQSRAGLRRRIGKVGGGLAGMFLLGSLLAWVGAPSLAPSYWLADQRTATGELRTLRLEDGTLLSLNSHTAVDIDYAGEQRVIVLHQGEISVETGHQDPRPLLVRTGDGRLRPLGTRFLVRREDDGTRLEVLQASVAAMPLNSGDEQVLREGQQVLMNANGLGRIGTVPAGADAWTRGMLVVDNVRLADLLATLGQYRSGYLGVDEQVADLRVTGSFPLTDTDLALSSLVPALPVKVERHTPWWVTVVPK, encoded by the coding sequence GTGAGCAGTGCACCGGTTTCGTCCCGGGTGCTGGAAGCCGCCATTGCCTGGAAACTCAGCCTCGACAACGGCAGCGGCACACCCGACGAGCGCAGCGAATTCATGCGCTGGCATGCCGCCAGCGAGGAGCACGCCCGCGCCTGGCGCCAGCTCGGCGCCATGGACCAGCGTGTGAGCGCCGCTGCCGGCCCGGCACGCCAGGCCCTGCTGCAATCGCGCGCCGGCCTGCGCCGACGCATCGGCAAGGTCGGCGGCGGGCTGGCCGGCATGTTTCTTTTGGGCTCGCTGCTGGCCTGGGTCGGCGCACCATCGCTGGCACCGAGCTACTGGCTGGCCGACCAGCGTACCGCCACCGGCGAACTGCGTACCCTGCGCCTGGAAGACGGCACCTTGCTGAGCCTGAACAGCCACACTGCCGTGGATATCGACTACGCCGGCGAGCAGCGGGTAATCGTGCTGCACCAGGGCGAGATTTCGGTCGAAACCGGCCATCAGGACCCGCGCCCGCTGCTGGTGCGCACCGGCGATGGCCGCCTGCGCCCGTTGGGCACGCGCTTCCTGGTGCGCCGTGAGGACGACGGCACGCGCCTGGAGGTGTTGCAGGCCTCGGTCGCCGCCATGCCGCTGAACAGCGGCGACGAACAGGTGCTGCGCGAAGGCCAGCAGGTGCTGATGAACGCCAACGGCCTTGGCCGGATCGGCACGGTGCCAGCCGGTGCCGACGCCTGGACCCGCGGCATGCTGGTGGTGGACAACGTGCGCCTGGCTGACCTGCTGGCCACGCTCGGCCAGTACCGCAGCGGTTACCTCGGGGTGGACGAGCAAGTCGCCGACCTGCGTGTGACCGGCAGCTTCCCGCTGACCGACACCGACCTGGCGCTGTCGTCGCTGGTGCCGGCACTGCCGGTGAAGGTCGAGCGGCATACGCCGTGGTGGGTGACCGTCGTTCCCAAGTAG
- a CDS encoding dermonecrotic toxin domain-containing protein, producing the protein MTPLQRLEALDQQLIALEQGKPELAGETEPAAMRQRFFGDLAAFWNDPVEAGHSRVRQLRELRHEQLLAELELRLADQTLDYSHISLLRTSLELPLPWQRNHLPDTHRAQVYRPVFNRSRPHGRLPLPGVLVLVADAPEGAVAEPATATGQALLCSVSHGVEGFANLAELHRELCERLDDPMQSRPMLQLLPRLQDQQLVRCADRLRYEWFTGDLVEQQATDVIDAQHQRLTIAWHAAWALDQNPDLPALKSTLAKQQSLTDLMGSQYALSTRYALLLEKHLPAWLRQSSTQSLTHIMQTIQELAGAITQAAAPGLLTLEAFGNRHHLLAWVRERLGKALRREFSIDLPAEKVCITVTLAHRTGPLINPLAPSGYVAVANRRHVGGTIELVTTTYRLDELALLNIGWFDVDYWLTARIHHEDGSTLESISAEGVKRLVRELDAGSGYIRYLRTHLLESPGARWRMQCHGNMNRARMRAEAAKARYARHFLNDTHERGYRWVKAVTDHPDNNWRPTIDEHRIAVRQLIIDGHTLQGVLLLNAESDNQPSLVLYTPDAPDRRAWREYPDTRALLRTLRSTPSLRKYLIQRAPLADGKRLDKLVRKGRLGPYVQRPMINGNLFDALYKAQVHAMIAEADTNSRSNRELLGEYGLSTLRLVLDMISLVLPAPTMSALAFGRMSISLWDGFEALEKEDYAATFHHAMAALSHSADGLSSFAGSPLMRRAMRGLPPQPPRPLPKTHEAAVDVSKLRYRIDGVHGEEVYEQINSVPGPDRYFVKDSQGRLYNVHFDGYRWRVLDPRQPDAYAQLPIKRLRNGNWVVDSIVLWHDGLPDVAQLLEEVRLQPPLEGEPVAGEADLHDTGGQLYLQLGDQQLPVRRHLLAGHFHLLLPEKALGAVHAWAVLRQQGGQWRIRVRQPGRSSDWLALPADYSASLGSSRSSR; encoded by the coding sequence ATGACACCTTTGCAGCGCCTCGAAGCGCTCGATCAACAACTCATCGCCCTTGAGCAAGGCAAACCCGAACTGGCGGGCGAAACGGAACCGGCCGCCATGCGTCAGCGTTTTTTTGGTGACCTGGCAGCGTTCTGGAACGACCCTGTCGAAGCAGGCCACAGCCGCGTCCGGCAACTGCGCGAACTGCGTCATGAGCAACTTCTGGCCGAACTGGAACTGCGCCTCGCCGACCAGACCCTGGACTACAGCCACATCAGCCTGCTGCGCACCTCCCTGGAGCTGCCGCTACCCTGGCAGCGCAACCACCTGCCAGACACCCACCGGGCCCAGGTTTATCGGCCGGTATTCAACCGCTCAAGGCCCCATGGCCGGTTGCCGTTACCCGGCGTGCTGGTATTGGTGGCAGACGCACCGGAAGGGGCCGTTGCCGAGCCTGCAACAGCCACAGGCCAGGCACTGCTGTGCAGCGTTTCTCATGGCGTTGAAGGCTTCGCCAACCTGGCCGAACTGCATAGAGAGCTGTGCGAGCGCCTGGACGACCCCATGCAAAGCCGGCCAATGCTGCAACTGCTACCCCGCCTGCAGGACCAGCAACTGGTCCGGTGTGCCGACCGGCTGCGCTACGAGTGGTTTACCGGCGACCTGGTCGAACAACAGGCCACTGACGTGATCGACGCGCAGCATCAACGGCTCACCATCGCCTGGCACGCCGCCTGGGCGCTTGACCAGAACCCGGATCTGCCGGCACTCAAAAGCACCCTGGCCAAACAGCAGTCACTGACCGATCTCATGGGCAGCCAATATGCGTTGTCCACCCGTTATGCGCTGCTGCTGGAAAAACACCTGCCCGCCTGGCTGCGCCAGAGCTCCACGCAAAGCCTGACGCACATCATGCAAACGATCCAGGAGCTCGCCGGGGCCATCACCCAGGCTGCTGCACCCGGCCTTTTGACCCTGGAGGCGTTCGGCAATCGCCACCACCTGCTGGCATGGGTGCGCGAACGCCTTGGCAAGGCGCTGCGGCGCGAATTCTCCATCGACTTGCCTGCCGAAAAAGTCTGCATAACCGTCACGCTTGCACACCGCACCGGCCCGTTGATCAACCCGCTGGCACCTTCGGGTTACGTGGCCGTTGCCAACCGTCGCCATGTCGGTGGCACCATCGAGCTGGTAACCACCACCTACCGCCTGGACGAGCTGGCCCTGTTGAACATCGGCTGGTTCGACGTCGATTACTGGCTGACTGCCCGAATACACCACGAAGACGGTTCCACACTGGAATCAATATCCGCAGAAGGGGTAAAGCGCCTGGTGCGCGAGCTTGACGCAGGCAGTGGCTACATCCGCTACCTGCGAACCCACCTGCTGGAGTCTCCAGGTGCGCGCTGGCGCATGCAATGCCACGGCAACATGAACCGCGCCCGCATGCGCGCCGAGGCGGCCAAGGCCCGCTATGCCAGGCACTTTCTGAACGATACCCACGAGCGAGGCTATCGCTGGGTCAAAGCCGTCACCGACCACCCCGACAACAATTGGCGCCCTACAATCGACGAGCATCGTATCGCGGTGCGCCAGCTGATCATCGACGGGCACACGCTGCAAGGGGTACTGCTGCTCAATGCCGAGAGCGACAACCAGCCGTCGCTGGTGCTGTATACGCCGGACGCTCCCGATCGGCGCGCATGGCGTGAATACCCCGATACCCGGGCGCTGCTCAGAACCCTTCGCAGCACGCCGTCCTTGCGAAAGTACCTGATCCAGCGCGCGCCTCTGGCTGATGGCAAGCGGCTCGACAAATTGGTGCGCAAGGGCCGCCTCGGGCCATATGTGCAAAGGCCAATGATCAACGGCAACCTCTTCGATGCCCTTTACAAGGCCCAGGTCCACGCCATGATCGCCGAGGCCGATACCAACAGCCGCAGCAACCGCGAGCTGCTCGGCGAGTACGGGCTGTCGACGCTGCGCCTGGTTCTCGACATGATCAGCCTCGTGCTACCGGCCCCGACAATGTCAGCCCTGGCCTTCGGCCGTATGTCGATTTCGCTTTGGGACGGCTTCGAAGCCCTGGAAAAAGAGGATTATGCAGCAACCTTCCACCACGCCATGGCCGCTTTGAGCCACAGCGCCGACGGGTTGTCCAGTTTCGCTGGCTCGCCCCTCATGCGCAGGGCGATGCGCGGCCTGCCACCGCAACCCCCGCGCCCACTGCCGAAAACCCACGAAGCGGCCGTGGACGTGAGCAAGCTGCGCTACCGGATCGACGGGGTTCATGGCGAGGAAGTGTACGAACAGATCAACAGCGTGCCAGGCCCGGACCGTTACTTCGTCAAGGACAGCCAGGGGCGGTTGTACAACGTCCACTTCGACGGCTATCGCTGGCGGGTGCTCGACCCCAGGCAGCCGGATGCCTACGCGCAGCTGCCGATCAAACGGCTGCGCAATGGCAATTGGGTGGTCGATTCCATCGTGCTATGGCATGACGGGCTACCTGACGTAGCCCAGCTGTTGGAAGAGGTACGCCTGCAACCGCCGCTCGAGGGCGAACCAGTGGCAGGGGAAGCCGACCTGCACGACACCGGGGGGCAACTCTATCTGCAGCTGGGTGACCAGCAGTTGCCGGTTCGTCGGCACCTGCTCGCCGGGCATTTCCATCTGCTGCTGCCCGAGAAGGCACTGGGCGCAGTCCACGCCTGGGCAGTACTGCGCCAACAGGGCGGCCAATGGCGCATTCGCGTGCGCCAGCCAGGCCGCAGCAGCGACTGGCTGGCACTGCCGGCGGATTACTCGGCCAGCTTGGGCAGCAGCCGGTCCAGCCGCTGA
- a CDS encoding RNA polymerase sigma factor — protein sequence MSSAQSPHADLVGALYRDHRGWLLAWLQRSMACRQRAEDLSQDTFVRLLGREQLDTPREPRAFLAAVAKGLMFDHFRRAALEQAYLAELALMPEAEQPSPEVQHLILEDLKAIDRLLGKLSSKARAAFLHNRLDGMSHAEIAERMGVSVSRVRQYIAQGMRQCYVALYGEPT from the coding sequence TTGTCTTCTGCACAGAGCCCACACGCCGATCTGGTCGGTGCGCTGTACCGCGACCACCGCGGCTGGCTGCTCGCCTGGCTGCAACGCAGCATGGCCTGCCGCCAACGTGCCGAAGACCTGAGCCAGGACACCTTCGTGCGCCTGCTCGGCCGTGAGCAACTGGATACGCCCCGCGAACCCCGCGCATTCCTGGCCGCCGTGGCCAAGGGCCTGATGTTCGACCACTTCCGCCGCGCCGCGCTGGAACAGGCCTACCTGGCCGAACTGGCCCTGATGCCGGAAGCCGAACAACCTTCCCCGGAAGTGCAGCACCTGATCCTCGAGGACCTCAAGGCCATCGACCGCCTGCTCGGCAAGCTGTCGAGCAAGGCCCGTGCAGCATTCCTGCACAATCGCCTGGACGGTATGAGCCATGCCGAAATCGCCGAGCGCATGGGGGTTTCGGTGTCGCGGGTGCGCCAGTACATCGCCCAGGGCATGCGCCAGTGCTACGTGGCCCTGTACGGGGAGCCGACGTGA
- a CDS encoding lipopolysaccharide kinase InaA family protein, whose translation MTDYLASADLALLKRHGLDDFEALWALQLDAVDEPNTGRGGWSSVFRLELEGKGYYLKRQSDYLTRTLHRPFGEPTFAREFRNISRYQKLHIPALQAVFYGERKKGGTHRAILMTRALDEWADLDSLLAQWPQLSDAERNGVLQACGQLARTLHSAGQVHGCFYPKHIFLRQRREGWDAQLIDLEKTRPLLFGMRDRLKDLEPLLRRAPVWSELDVRTLLASYLAQPADGTLVDTWLQRLTQRRREKEAR comes from the coding sequence ATGACCGATTACCTGGCCAGCGCGGACCTCGCGCTGCTCAAACGCCATGGCCTGGATGACTTCGAGGCGCTGTGGGCACTGCAACTGGATGCCGTGGACGAACCGAACACCGGCCGCGGAGGCTGGAGCAGCGTGTTCCGCCTGGAACTCGAAGGCAAGGGCTACTACCTCAAGCGCCAGAGCGACTACCTGACCCGTACCCTGCACCGGCCATTCGGCGAGCCGACCTTCGCCCGCGAATTCCGCAACATCAGCCGTTACCAGAAGCTGCACATTCCGGCCTTGCAGGCGGTGTTCTATGGCGAGCGCAAGAAAGGTGGCACGCACCGGGCGATCCTGATGACTCGCGCCCTGGACGAATGGGCCGACCTCGACAGCCTGCTGGCCCAGTGGCCACAACTGAGCGATGCTGAACGCAATGGCGTCCTGCAGGCCTGCGGCCAGCTGGCGCGCACCCTGCACAGCGCCGGCCAGGTGCATGGCTGCTTCTACCCCAAGCACATCTTCCTGCGCCAGCGCCGCGAAGGCTGGGACGCGCAACTGATCGACCTGGAGAAGACCCGCCCCCTGCTGTTCGGCATGCGTGACCGTCTCAAGGACCTGGAGCCGCTGCTGCGTCGTGCCCCGGTCTGGAGCGAGCTTGATGTACGTACCTTGCTGGCCAGCTACCTGGCGCAGCCTGCCGATGGCACGCTGGTCGATACCTGGCTGCAACGCCTGACGCAACGCCGTCGTGAAAAAGAGGCCCGCTGA
- a CDS encoding TonB-dependent siderophore receptor, translated as MSRAVDRILRPSLMALAIAVAAPLASPALFAAEQSAQRAYDLPSAPLATTLNQIASQAGITLAIDPALVSGRTSAPVSGQYDGLGALQAALRGTGLQLQQSSVGSYSLVATPEGTLALPETAINATSNYESAWGPVEGYTATRTAAGTKTDTAIAELPRSVSVITRQQMEDRPVLSLNDALRYTAGVQSSGYGSDSRSDWLLVRGFEPTQFLDGLPLPKGNYATPKIEPWNLERIAVLRGPASSVYGQTPPGGLLDMTSRRPQLESSHEVEAQVGSNNHKQINFDSTGKLDDAGQFLYRVSGTVRDSGAPVDHIPDKRYNIAPSLTWNINDDTKLTFISQYTRDDTGITGQFLPLQGTKLDSPAGKISHHKNLGDPDWESYDRTYYHLGYAFETRLNDTWQFRQNLRYARNELDFKGITAGGSIWPAGPDEAVSADGTVQRTAGIVEEDISQFALDNNFQADFQTGQVAHTLLLGLDHQRSDSNARWRWGSAGVPPSNIHNPIYGQDFSNVQYFDMYDYDQKTQQTGLYIQDQMALDNWRLTLGGREDWVHTGTTFHNQGDATNTQRDKKFSGNAALSYVFDNGLTPYISYAESFQAATGSTVNSTDAFKPTEGKQYELGIKYQPPGSNSLFTAAVFDLTQENMSVTEGGVTRQVGEVRVKGLELEATSDVTENLKLVGSYTYNDSEIIKGTSDEKGKRMAQVPRNQATAWADYTWHSGPLDGFGVGVGVRYVGDTYGNTTNTDWGHVGSYTVYDASVHYDLGRLNSTLKGVTVAVDAKNLFNKDYLSTCDGYYCYYGDERNVVASVNYKF; from the coding sequence ATGTCCCGTGCTGTTGATCGTATCCTGCGCCCCAGCCTGATGGCCTTGGCCATCGCCGTGGCCGCGCCATTGGCCAGCCCTGCCCTGTTCGCCGCCGAGCAATCCGCTCAGCGCGCCTACGACCTGCCCAGCGCCCCGCTGGCCACCACCCTCAACCAGATCGCCAGCCAGGCCGGCATCACTCTGGCCATCGACCCGGCACTGGTCAGCGGCCGCACCTCGGCCCCGGTGAGCGGGCAGTACGATGGCCTTGGTGCCCTGCAGGCCGCCCTGCGCGGCACCGGCCTGCAGCTGCAGCAAAGCAGCGTGGGCAGCTACAGCCTGGTGGCTACGCCGGAAGGGACACTGGCGTTGCCGGAGACTGCGATCAATGCCACTTCCAACTATGAAAGCGCCTGGGGGCCGGTAGAGGGTTACACCGCGACCCGGACAGCAGCTGGCACCAAGACCGACACCGCGATCGCTGAACTCCCCCGCTCGGTAAGCGTGATCACCCGCCAGCAGATGGAAGACCGGCCGGTGCTCAGCCTGAACGATGCCCTTCGCTACACCGCTGGCGTGCAAAGCAGCGGCTATGGCTCCGACTCGCGCAGCGACTGGTTGCTGGTACGTGGTTTTGAGCCTACCCAGTTCCTCGATGGCCTGCCATTGCCCAAGGGCAACTACGCCACCCCCAAGATCGAACCCTGGAACCTGGAGCGCATCGCCGTGCTGCGCGGCCCGGCTTCTTCGGTCTACGGCCAGACTCCACCAGGCGGCCTGCTGGACATGACCAGCCGTCGGCCGCAATTGGAAAGCAGCCACGAAGTCGAAGCCCAGGTTGGCAGCAATAACCACAAGCAGATCAACTTCGACAGCACCGGCAAGCTCGACGATGCAGGCCAGTTCCTGTACCGAGTGAGCGGCACCGTGCGTGACAGCGGTGCGCCGGTAGACCACATCCCGGACAAGCGCTACAACATCGCGCCCAGCCTGACCTGGAACATCAACGACGATACCAAGCTGACGTTCATCAGCCAGTACACCCGCGATGACACCGGCATCACCGGCCAGTTCCTGCCACTGCAAGGCACCAAGCTGGATAGCCCCGCAGGCAAGATTTCGCACCACAAGAACCTGGGCGACCCGGATTGGGAGTCCTACGACCGCACCTACTACCACCTGGGCTATGCGTTCGAGACCCGCCTGAACGATACCTGGCAGTTCCGTCAGAACCTGCGCTACGCGCGTAACGAACTGGACTTCAAGGGCATTACCGCCGGTGGCTCGATCTGGCCAGCCGGCCCGGACGAAGCTGTCAGCGCCGATGGCACCGTGCAACGCACCGCCGGTATCGTCGAGGAGGACATCTCCCAGTTCGCCCTGGACAACAACTTCCAGGCCGACTTCCAGACCGGCCAGGTTGCCCATACCCTGCTGCTGGGTCTCGACCACCAGCGCTCGGACAGCAATGCCCGCTGGCGCTGGGGCTCGGCTGGTGTGCCACCGAGCAATATCCACAACCCAATCTACGGTCAGGATTTCTCGAACGTTCAGTACTTCGACATGTACGACTACGACCAGAAAACCCAGCAGACCGGCCTGTATATCCAGGACCAGATGGCCCTGGACAACTGGCGCCTGACCCTTGGTGGCCGTGAGGACTGGGTGCACACCGGCACCACCTTCCACAACCAAGGCGATGCCACCAACACCCAACGCGACAAGAAATTCAGTGGTAACGCAGCACTCAGCTATGTATTCGATAACGGCCTGACGCCTTACATCTCCTATGCCGAGTCGTTCCAGGCCGCCACCGGCTCCACCGTCAACAGCACCGATGCCTTCAAACCGACCGAAGGCAAGCAATACGAACTGGGCATCAAGTACCAGCCTCCAGGCAGCAATAGCCTGTTCACCGCTGCTGTGTTCGACCTGACGCAGGAGAACATGTCTGTGACCGAGGGTGGTGTAACCCGCCAGGTTGGCGAAGTGCGTGTCAAAGGCCTGGAGCTGGAGGCTACCTCGGATGTGACCGAGAACCTCAAACTGGTGGGCTCGTACACCTACAACGACAGCGAAATCATCAAAGGCACCAGTGACGAGAAAGGCAAGCGCATGGCGCAGGTGCCGCGCAACCAGGCCACTGCCTGGGCTGACTACACCTGGCACAGCGGACCACTGGATGGGTTTGGGGTCGGCGTTGGCGTGCGCTACGTGGGCGACACCTACGGTAATACCACTAACACCGATTGGGGCCATGTGGGGTCCTACACCGTCTACGACGCATCGGTGCACTACGACCTGGGCCGCCTGAACAGCACCCTCAAGGGAGTGACCGTAGCCGTGGATGCGAAGAACCTGTTCAACAAGGACTACTTGTCTACCTGTGACGGGTACTACTGCTACTACGGCGACGAGCGCAACGTGGTGGCCAGTGTCAATTACAAGTTCTGA
- a CDS encoding PepSY-associated TM helix domain-containing protein produces the protein MKSPTIRRWSVIHTWSSLVCTLFLLLLAVTGLPLIFHHELEHLLGDAPELREMPADTPHLDLQQLVIKAEQHRPGEVMQYFGYDEDEANGVVAITAATAGTDPNSSHTFMLDARTGEAVAMPAANGGFMMTMLRLHVDMFAGLPGKLLLAFMGVLFVVAIISGTVLYAPFMRRLDFGTVRHGKSRRLRWLDLHNLIGVVTLAWALTVGVTGVISALSDLVIAAWRNDSLAAMVAPYRDAPPLTERAPATHLLTIAEQAAPGMRPDFIAFPGTRFSSEHHYAVFMKGATHLTSHLLTPVLIDARTLAVTAVGERPWYMDAMGLSQPLHFGDYGGRPMQILWALLDVLTIIVLGSGLYLWWGKQRTKREARA, from the coding sequence ATGAAAAGCCCAACCATCCGCCGCTGGTCGGTGATCCACACCTGGAGCAGCCTGGTCTGCACCCTGTTCCTGCTGTTGCTGGCAGTCACCGGCCTGCCGCTGATCTTCCACCACGAACTCGAACACCTGCTCGGCGACGCCCCCGAACTGCGGGAAATGCCGGCCGATACACCACACCTCGACCTGCAGCAGTTGGTGATCAAGGCCGAGCAGCACCGCCCCGGCGAGGTCATGCAGTACTTCGGCTACGACGAGGACGAAGCCAACGGCGTAGTGGCCATAACCGCCGCCACCGCCGGCACCGATCCCAATTCGTCGCACACCTTCATGCTCGACGCCCGCACCGGTGAAGCCGTGGCCATGCCGGCCGCCAACGGCGGCTTCATGATGACCATGCTGCGCCTGCACGTGGACATGTTCGCCGGCCTGCCCGGCAAGCTGCTGCTGGCCTTCATGGGCGTGCTGTTCGTCGTGGCGATCATCTCCGGCACCGTGCTCTATGCACCGTTCATGCGCCGCCTGGACTTCGGCACGGTGCGCCACGGCAAATCCCGTCGCCTGCGCTGGCTCGACCTGCACAACCTGATCGGCGTGGTCACCTTGGCCTGGGCACTGACGGTAGGCGTGACCGGTGTCATCAGCGCGCTGTCGGACCTGGTCATCGCCGCCTGGCGCAACGACAGCCTGGCCGCCATGGTTGCCCCGTACCGTGATGCCCCACCGCTCACCGAACGCGCCCCGGCCACCCACCTGCTGACCATCGCCGAACAGGCCGCCCCCGGCATGCGCCCGGACTTCATCGCCTTCCCCGGCACACGCTTTTCCAGTGAGCACCACTATGCGGTGTTCATGAAGGGCGCCACGCACCTGACCTCGCACCTGCTCACGCCCGTGCTGATCGATGCGCGAACACTGGCGGTGACCGCCGTCGGCGAACGCCCCTGGTACATGGATGCCATGGGCCTGTCGCAACCACTGCACTTCGGCGACTACGGCGGCCGGCCAATGCAAATCCTGTGGGCGCTACTCGATGTGCTGACCATCATCGTCCTCGGCAGCGGCTTGTACCTGTGGTGGGGCAAACAACGCACGAAGCGGGAGGCGCGGGCATGA
- a CDS encoding lipopolysaccharide kinase InaA family protein — MRLSELKEAGRSPSLPLSITLADAAGMADLQLLSLLRVLPGQRYVGAGVWRGTPVLAKLLVGGNAARHFQRELQGVKLLAEQGLTTPKLLADGLKEGEGGWLLFEFLDGAESLADAWAAVESLPVLADEQHLVLGEALTAVAHMHARGLWQEDLHLDNLLRHGGKLYLIDGAGIKAETPGQQLSRPRVLENLGVFFAQLPKRLEPFIEELLVQYLLANAEHALPLEALQKQVDKVRSWRQKDYLEKAGRECSLFSVERSLSGLRAVRRDEAEAMLPVLEQADALIDQGHLYKTGGAASVARIEVGGRTLVLKRYNIKNTAHWFKRFWRPSRAWHSWIEGHRLEFLDIATPRPLAVLEQRVMGLRSRAYLVTEYVDGPDLAECFAPYVDNGDAPEEQVDALVHVMQQLIRERISHGDFKGHNLFWHNGQWSLIDLDAMCQHATQLSFAPAYARDRARLLRNWPSGSALHQRLDRLLPKLAE; from the coding sequence ATGCGTTTGTCTGAATTGAAAGAGGCCGGGCGCAGCCCCTCGCTGCCCCTGAGCATCACCCTGGCCGATGCCGCCGGCATGGCCGACCTGCAATTGCTCAGCCTGCTGCGCGTGCTGCCGGGCCAGCGCTATGTGGGCGCCGGCGTGTGGCGCGGTACCCCGGTGCTGGCCAAGCTGCTGGTCGGTGGTAACGCTGCACGGCATTTCCAGCGCGAACTGCAAGGCGTGAAGCTGCTGGCCGAGCAGGGCCTGACCACGCCGAAGCTGCTGGCCGACGGCCTCAAGGAAGGCGAGGGCGGCTGGCTGCTGTTCGAATTCCTCGACGGTGCCGAAAGCCTGGCCGATGCCTGGGCGGCAGTGGAGAGCTTGCCGGTACTGGCCGACGAGCAGCACCTGGTGCTGGGCGAGGCGCTCACCGCAGTGGCGCACATGCACGCCCGGGGCCTGTGGCAGGAAGACCTGCACCTGGACAACCTGCTGCGCCACGGCGGCAAGCTGTACCTGATCGACGGCGCCGGCATCAAGGCCGAAACGCCTGGCCAGCAGCTGTCGCGCCCACGTGTGCTGGAAAACCTGGGGGTATTCTTCGCCCAGCTACCCAAGCGTCTGGAGCCGTTCATCGAAGAACTGCTGGTGCAGTACCTGCTGGCCAACGCCGAGCATGCGCTGCCGCTGGAAGCCTTGCAGAAGCAGGTGGACAAGGTGCGCAGCTGGCGCCAGAAGGATTACCTGGAAAAGGCTGGTCGTGAATGCAGCCTGTTCAGTGTCGAGCGCAGCCTTTCGGGCTTGCGGGCAGTCCGCCGCGACGAGGCCGAAGCCATGTTGCCGGTGCTGGAGCAGGCTGACGCGTTGATTGACCAGGGCCACCTGTACAAGACCGGTGGTGCGGCCAGCGTGGCGCGCATCGAGGTTGGCGGCCGCACACTGGTGCTCAAACGCTACAACATCAAGAACACCGCGCACTGGTTCAAGCGCTTCTGGCGCCCGAGCCGGGCCTGGCATTCCTGGATCGAAGGCCACCGCCTGGAGTTCCTCGACATTGCCACGCCGCGTCCACTCGCGGTGCTGGAGCAGCGGGTGATGGGGCTGCGAAGCCGTGCCTACCTGGTCACCGAGTATGTCGATGGCCCGGACCTGGCCGAATGCTTCGCGCCCTACGTGGATAACGGCGATGCGCCCGAGGAGCAGGTGGATGCCCTGGTGCACGTGATGCAGCAACTGATTCGTGAGCGTATCAGCCACGGCGACTTCAAGGGCCACAACCTGTTCTGGCACAACGGCCAGTGGTCGCTGATCGACCTCGACGCCATGTGCCAGCACGCCACCCAGCTCAGCTTTGCCCCGGCCTACGCCCGCGATCGGGCGCGGCTGCTGCGCAACTGGCCGAGTGGCAGTGCCTTGCATCAGCGGCTGGACCGGCTGCTGCCCAAGCTGGCCGAGTAA
- a CDS encoding 3'-5' exonuclease: MSLFAWLRPSAPELDHATRQRLARLPKAAPLGVCTLREQRWVVLDLETSGLNPNRDQVLSVGAVAIEDGAIDFAQQFERTLHRPLQKTNASVLIHGLGPSALAAGCDPAEALLDLLDFIGNSPVLAFHAPFDQRMLARALKESLGYRLHSPFLDVAELAPMLNPDTVLREAGLDDWVARFGLQVEERHHASADALVTAELALILFSQARRQQLDSPLQLEQRLRGWRRRKAHNHGL; encoded by the coding sequence ATGAGCCTGTTCGCCTGGCTGCGCCCCAGTGCGCCCGAACTGGACCATGCCACGCGCCAGCGCCTGGCCCGGCTGCCCAAGGCCGCGCCCCTGGGGGTGTGTACCCTGCGCGAGCAGCGCTGGGTGGTGCTCGACCTGGAGACCAGCGGCCTGAACCCCAACCGTGACCAGGTGCTGTCGGTTGGCGCCGTGGCCATCGAGGATGGCGCCATCGACTTTGCCCAGCAGTTCGAACGCACCCTGCACCGGCCTTTGCAGAAGACCAACGCCAGCGTGCTGATCCATGGCCTGGGCCCGAGTGCCCTGGCTGCCGGTTGCGACCCGGCCGAGGCCTTGCTCGACCTGCTCGACTTCATTGGCAATAGCCCGGTGCTGGCATTCCACGCGCCGTTCGACCAGCGCATGCTGGCCCGTGCGCTGAAGGAAAGCCTGGGCTATCGCTTGCACTCGCCCTTCCTGGATGTTGCCGAGCTGGCACCGATGCTCAACCCCGACACAGTGCTGCGCGAGGCCGGGCTGGATGACTGGGTGGCGCGGTTTGGCCTGCAGGTAGAGGAGCGCCATCATGCCAGCGCCGATGCCCTGGTTACCGCCGAGCTGGCGCTGATCCTGTTCAGCCAGGCCCGGCGCCAGCAGCTGGACAGCCCGCTGCAGCTGGAGCAGCGGCTGCGCGGCTGGCGGCGGCGGAAAGCGCACAATCACGGCCTGTGA